From Candidatus Binatia bacterium:
AACGGGACGACAAGAGACCTTCTCGTCGGGCCGCGTCCTTCCCTGGGCGCGGCCCGCTTGCTTGGGAAGGAAGGTGCTCTCGATGTCGCCTCTTCGCTTCGCCGGCTGCCGAATCGCCTGCGCCGCCGCCGCGCTTCTCCTCTTCGCCTCCGGTACGTCCGCCGTTCGCGCCCAGACCGACGCGACCGCCCCCGCCGTGTACCCGCGCATCCTGCGCGGGCAGGTCGTGGATGCCGAGACGCGCCGTCCCGTCGCCGAGGCGCGCGTCCGGACGGTCGACGCGCCGGGCGTCGCGTCCCGCGAAGCGGCCACCGACGCGAACGGCGAGTTCCAGCTCACCGACCTGGGGGCTCCCCGCGGCACGATCGAGGTGTCGCGGCTGGGCTATGCCACGGCGCGCCTCGCCTACGACGTGACCGATCCGAACGCGGGCGCGCTGATCGTCCGCCTCGCGGCGCGCGCGCTTCCGCTTCCCGCGATCGAGGTGTCGACGACGCGCGCCGTCGAGCGCGAGACGCCCGTGCCCTTCACCGAGCTTCCGAAGCCGGAGATCCAGGCGCGCTACTGGGCGCAGGACCCGCCGATGCTCCTGGCCGAGACGCCCGGCGTGTACTCCTATTCCGACGCGGGGAACGGCGTGGGCTACTCGTACGTCAAGATCCGCGGCTTCGCGCAGCGCCGCGTGGCCGTGACAATCGACGGCATCCCGCTGAACGATCCCGAGTCGCACGAGGTCTACTGGGTGGACCATCCCGATCTCCTGTCGGGGACCGCGTCGGTGCAGGTGCAGCGGGGCGTCGGCAGCGCGCTCTACGGGGCGAGCGCCGTCGGCGGCTCGGTGAACGTGGAGCTCCTGCAGGTGCCGCGGGAGCGGCGGATCGCGTTCGAGGCGGGCGGCGGCTCGTACGGGACCACGCGCTTCACCGCGCTCTACCAGAGCGGGCTGCTCGACA
This genomic window contains:
- a CDS encoding TonB-dependent receptor, producing MSPLRFAGCRIACAAAALLLFASGTSAVRAQTDATAPAVYPRILRGQVVDAETRRPVAEARVRTVDAPGVASREAATDANGEFQLTDLGAPRGTIEVSRLGYATARLAYDVTDPNAGALIVRLAARALPLPAIEVSTTRAVERETPVPFTELPKPEIQARYWAQDPPMLLAETPGVYSYSDAGNGVGYSYVKIRGFAQRRVAVTIDGIPLNDPESHEVYWVDHPDLLSGTASVQVQRGVGSALYGASAVGGSVNVELLQVPRERRIAFEAGGGSYGTTRFTALYQSGLLDNTYAISGRYSRIVSDGYREQSWSRLWAYQFTAARLDSWMTTRVNLYGGPEQLHLAYYAVDRSYLDGRYTGDPDRDRRFNPLNWRNETDNFFEPHYELINDIRLTDRASLTSSAFYFPGKGYYDDLPYGPQSFASRQLPSFYVPSDTLYPAAYYLTDSLGVPEAQPNGQFLVTGSDMTQRLWVRNRHYGWVPRA